A genomic segment from Modestobacter roseus encodes:
- a CDS encoding YceD family protein — MPAASARRSDAASTDARRPAGDPAATAAERAAAKAWKVELRELGRRAGSLREWDKTLPAPGGWGVEMIGVPEGAPVELRLRLESVMEGVLVSGEVDVPVTGQCARCLEPLSDTLTLDVQELYAYEGSTTEATSAEDEVRRIEGDAIDLAPLVRDTVVLTLPLSPTCTPDCAGLCVDCGERLDDLPADHSHEVIDPRFAGLADRFANLTDTAEGSQSGSARTDPEEN; from the coding sequence ATGCCTGCTGCCTCCGCCCGCCGCTCCGACGCCGCGTCCACCGACGCCCGGCGTCCTGCCGGCGACCCCGCCGCGACCGCCGCGGAGCGGGCCGCCGCCAAGGCGTGGAAGGTCGAACTCCGTGAGCTGGGCCGCCGCGCCGGCTCGCTGCGCGAGTGGGACAAGACGCTGCCCGCCCCCGGGGGCTGGGGTGTGGAGATGATCGGCGTCCCCGAAGGCGCGCCGGTCGAGCTGCGGCTGCGGCTGGAGTCGGTCATGGAGGGCGTGCTCGTCTCCGGCGAGGTCGACGTCCCGGTGACCGGCCAGTGCGCCCGCTGCCTGGAGCCGCTCTCGGACACCCTGACCCTGGACGTGCAGGAGCTGTACGCCTACGAGGGCAGCACCACCGAGGCCACCAGCGCCGAGGACGAGGTGCGCCGGATCGAGGGTGACGCGATCGACCTCGCGCCTCTGGTCCGCGACACCGTGGTGCTCACCCTGCCGCTGTCGCCCACCTGCACGCCCGACTGCGCGGGGCTGTGCGTCGACTGCGGTGAGCGGCTCGACGACCTGCCCGCCGACCACTCGCACGAGGTGATCGACCCCCGGTTCGCCGGTCTGGCCGACCGCTTCGCGAACCTGACCGACACCG
- the coaD gene encoding pantetheine-phosphate adenylyltransferase, whose product MRRAVCPGSFDPVTNGHVDVIRRAAALYDELVVAVLVNPGKAGLFDVDERMALLREAVVDLPNVVVDSFSGLLVDYCTANDLPVVVKGLRAVGDFEYELQMAQMNRELAGVETLFVPTAPQVGHLSSSLVKQIARFGGDVSSLVPKAVNDRLVARAGEASA is encoded by the coding sequence GTGAGGCGCGCGGTCTGCCCCGGCTCGTTCGACCCGGTCACCAACGGCCACGTCGACGTCATCCGCCGCGCCGCCGCGCTGTACGACGAGCTGGTCGTCGCGGTGCTGGTGAACCCGGGCAAGGCAGGCCTGTTCGACGTCGACGAGCGGATGGCGCTGCTGCGTGAAGCCGTCGTCGACCTGCCGAACGTCGTCGTCGACAGCTTCTCCGGCCTGCTGGTCGACTACTGCACGGCGAACGACCTGCCGGTGGTGGTCAAGGGGCTGCGTGCCGTCGGCGACTTCGAGTACGAGCTGCAGATGGCGCAGATGAACCGCGAACTGGCCGGCGTCGAGACGCTGTTCGTGCCCACCGCACCCCAGGTCGGCCACCTGTCCTCCAGCCTGGTAAAGCAGATCGCCAGGTTCGGCGGCGACGTCTCGTCACTGGTCCCCAAGGCCGTCAACGACCGGCTGGTGGCCCGGGCAGGGGAGGCATCCGCATGA